A stretch of DNA from Nitrospinota bacterium:
GCCTTTAAAGTTCATGGACGTAAAGGCAAGATACCGCTTCTATGAATACGAAAACAAGACAGCGCAGATAGAGTTCCCCGGCTGGGTGAGAACGGATGCTCTATGGGAGGAGCTTGGTGGTGGTGTAGACGTCATAACCGAGCCCACAAGCTATAAGAAGCACACTGCATCATTCGATCTCGGCTTTGATATATTCAAAAGAACCAGATTTAATATTGGCTACGCCTATAATAAGACAGAAAGAGAGCACAGAGAGGTCCACAAACAGGAAGAGGATACATACAGGGCTTCAATTGACAGCAAGCCATTTTCGTGGGGAGAATTCAGAGTGTCCTATGAATTCTCAAAACGGGACGGGTCCTATGATTACACAGTCCCCTGGGAAAGGACCATTGAAGCAGGAGACAATCCTGCCCAGTTGCCATGGCTCAGGAAATACGACGAGGCTGAAAGGGACAGAAACAGGATTCAGCTCCTTGCAACGGTTTACCCGACAGAAAAGCTTTCCGCAACAGGCTCTTATATATTTGGATATGATGACTTTGACAACTCTGAATTCGGGCTCCTCAAGGACAAGCACAATATCTTCTCCATTGATGCAAATTATGCACCTCATGAAAGGTTAAGTCTCTATGCCTTCTACACCTATGAAAAGTATGAGAATGACATGAAGTCAAGACAATGGACCGCGGGTAGTACAGGTGACCCCTTTACTACTGAGCCATCAACAGTCTCAGACAGCAACTGGTATAATGATAACGAAGATGAGACCAACACCTTTGGCGGTGGTTTTCTGCTTGCCCTTCTGCCAAAAAGACTCGACCTCGATGTCTCCTACTCCTATGCAGACACAGACGGAGTCGCTAAGTTCTCCAGCCCTGTAGGGACTGTTGATGCAAATGACTTCACACCTGTTGACTACACAGAGGTAGATGATACAAACCTCCAGACACTGCATGCCAAACTGAAATATAAGTTTAAGAAAAAAGGGCTTTCCGCTACACTTGGCTATATGTGGGAGAGATTTGATATCGAGGATTACAACAAACAAGGGTTTACAAATGTTCCCACTGATTCCAGTGGAAATTTTAGTGATGCCCTTCTTATGGGGACACTTCCTGAAAACTATGAAGTGAATCTTGTCTACGCAAATCTTCAATATAAATTCTAAATCACATCAAAAAGGGGCTTTTTAAAAAGCCCCTTTCTTTATCCTTTCCAGAATTTAGTTAACATTTTTCAGTGGATTTGTCAGTTTCTCAAAAGTTAGGATAAGAGATATTTTTTGCTCCACTCATTAAATTGCCTTCGATTTTCTATTTAAAAATCGATTTCTCTATTGATATATTTATAATTTTCATCTCACCTTTAGTCTTCTCTTTTTTATATCAAAAGAATTTAAAAAACAAGTAAAGGGTTTAAATTCAATCAATTAGAATGTTAGAGATTTTTTGCAAGAATTCCTTGTATGAAAATAAAAATTGCTTTTTTTATTGACTTATAAATTCTTTTTTGTTATTTTACAAAAGTTTTCACTGACTTATAAAAATTTATAGAGTTTAATTTAAAGAAAGGAGGGGAACCAATTCTATGGATGTTTCACGTAGGGGTTTTCTAAAACTCACCGGAACAACTCTTCTCGTTGGTGGCCTTGGTATTGATCTTAAGCCCATTGAGACTTTTGCCCAACCAAAGAAGATCAAATACACCAAAGAAACCACCACCATATGTCCCTATTGCGCTGTTGGCTGTGGAATCATCGTTCACAGCAGAAACGGTAAAATCATCAATGCCGAAGGTGATCCAGATCATCCTATCAACGAGGGAACGCTCTGTAGCAAGGGAGCATCTGTCTATCAGTTGTCTGGAGATGCCAATGAAAATCGTCTCAAGAAGCCGCTTTATCGAGAACCTTATGCTAAAGAATTTAAAGAAATAAGCTGGGATGAGGCTATTGACAAGATTGCCAAGAATGTGAAAAAGAGCAGAGATAAAGGCTTCGTAATAAAAAATGCGAAGGGACAAGTTGTAAACAGAAATGATGATATAGCTCATATAGGAAGCGCTGCTTTAGATAATGAAGAGTGCTATATCCTACAGAAACTGATGCGCGGATTAGGGCTGGTGTATATCGAACACCAGGCACGCATCTGACACTCCGCTACTGTAGCGGCTCTGGCAGAGTCGTTTGGTAGAGGGGCAATGACAAATCACTGGATAGACATAAGAAACAGCGATGTCATCTTGGTGATGGGAAGCAATGCTGCTGAAAACCATCCCATTTCCTTTAAATGGGTAATGAAAGCCGTTGAGAACGGTGCAACACTTTTGAGTGTTGATCCTCGTTTTACCCGAACTTCTTCAAAGGCTCATGTTTTTACCCGCTTGAGATCAGGAACAGATATTGCCTTTCTTGGCGGCATGATCAAGTATATTCTCGACAACGATCTGATTCAAAAAGAGTATGTTGCAGAATATACCAACGCCTCCTTCTTGATCGATAAGGGATTTGATTTTAGAGATGGCCTTTTTTCGGGTTATGACCCTGAAAAAAGAAAATATGATAAATCCACATGGAAATATCAGGTGGATGAGGATGGTATTCCTAAGCAGGATAAGACACTACAGCATCCAAGGTGTGTGTACCAGTTATTGAAGAAGCATTACTCACGCTATAATGAAGACCTGGTATCTTCTATAACAGGAACACCCAAAGATGATCTCTTGAAAATCTATAAGATCTATTCTGCAACAGGTAAGCCGGATAAGGCTGGAACAATCATGTATGCCATGGGCTGGACCCAGCACACGGTTGGGACCCAGAATATTAGGACCATGGCTATGATACAGCTTCTCCTTGGCAACATCGGAGTAGCCGGAGGAGGAGTCAATGCCCTCAGAGGAGAGTCTAATGTTCAAGGTTCAACAGACCATTGTTTGCTTTTTCATATCCTTCCTGGATATCTCAAGACTCCAACGGCGTCTTTACCTACTTTAGAAGCCTACAACAAGAAATTTACCCCAAAGACCAATGATCCTAAGAGTGCTAACTGGTGGGGTAACTATCCCAAGTATTCTGTGAGTCTCCTCAAGGCATTCTTTGGGAAGAATGCTACAAAGGAGAATGACTTTGGATACTCCTGGCTGCCGAAATTGGATGATGGACAGAATGCTTCTTGGCTGATGCTCTTTGATCAGATGAGCGAAGGGAAGTTTTCAGGTTTCTTTGCTTGGGGACAGAACCCTGCTTGCAGTGGATCGAATGCAGGAAAGGTAAGAAAATCCTTGGAAAAATTGGACTGGATGGTTAATGTTAATCTCTTTCCGAATGAGACTGGCTGGTTCTGGAAGGGCCCTGGAAAGGATCCTTCCAAGATAAAAACCGAGGTTTTTGTTCTTCCTTGTGCAGCCTTTTATGAGAAAGAGGGAAGCCTTACCAACAGCGGCAGGTGGAGTCAGTGGAGGTACAAGGCAATCAATCCTCCTGGAGAGGCAAAGCCTGATGCTGAGATTATGACAGAACTTTATTACAAGGTAAGAGAATTATATGAGAAGGAAGGTGGAGCATTTCCAGAACCTATCCTGAATTTAACATGGGACTATGGTCCCAAAGGACCGGATGGAAAGCTGCTGCATCTCAACGTCCATGAAATCGCCAGGGAGATCAACGGATACTTCCTGGAAGATGTTGATTTTCCCAAGAAGAAAAAGAGTTTTAAGAAAGGTCAACTTGTTCCAAGTTTCGCCTATCTCAAGGATGATGGTTCCACCTCTTCTGGTAACTGGCTCTACTGCAACAGTTACACAGAAAAGGGAAATATGGCTGCAAGGCGAAATAACAAAGACAATCCTGAAGGTATAGGATTATATCCAAACTGGTCATGGTGTTGGCCTGTAAACAGAAGAATCATATACAACAGGGCATCAGTAAATCCAAAAGGTGTTCCATGGGCTATGAAGAAGCCTGTTATTTTTTGGAATGGTAAGAAATGGGTAGGGGATGTTCCAGATGGAGGATGGGCTCCAGGAACAAAACACCCCTTTATCATGAAGCCAGAAGGACACGGAAGGATTTTTGGAATGGGTCGGGCAGATGGACCATTCCCAGAGCATTATGAACCCTTAGAGTGCCCTGTAGCTAAAAACGCTATGTCTTCTCAGAGGATTAATCCTACGGTTAAACTTCTATCCAAGTCTGGGGCTGCTGAAGGAGAAGGTGGAGACTTATATCTTACCTGCGATGTGAGATTCCCTATTGTTTGTACAACATACAGGGTTAGCGAACACTGGCAGACTGGAGTTATGACAAGATGGACACCTTGGCAGCTTGAATTAGAGCCCCAGTTGTTTGTCGAGATGAGCAAGGAGCTTGCAAAAGACAAGGGGATTGAGAATGGTGAAAAGGTCAAAGTAAAGTCTGTTAGAGGAGAGGTCATAGCCGTTGCGATGGTTACTGAGAGGTTTAAGCCTTTTAAGATCGGGGATCTGATAGTCCACGAGGTCGGTCTCCCATGGCATTATGGTTGGCTCTATCCAGATGATGGAGGAGATAGTGCTAATCTCCTGACACCAACTATTGGGGATGCCA
This window harbors:
- the fdnG gene encoding formate dehydrogenase-N subunit alpha, whose product is MDVSRRGFLKLTGTTLLVGGLGIDLKPIETFAQPKKIKYTKETTTICPYCAVGCGIIVHSRNGKIINAEGDPDHPINEGTLCSKGASVYQLSGDANENRLKKPLYREPYAKEFKEISWDEAIDKIAKNVKKSRDKGFVIKNAKGQVVNRNDDIAHIGSAALDNEECYILQKLMRGLGLVYIEHQARIUHSATVAALAESFGRGAMTNHWIDIRNSDVILVMGSNAAENHPISFKWVMKAVENGATLLSVDPRFTRTSSKAHVFTRLRSGTDIAFLGGMIKYILDNDLIQKEYVAEYTNASFLIDKGFDFRDGLFSGYDPEKRKYDKSTWKYQVDEDGIPKQDKTLQHPRCVYQLLKKHYSRYNEDLVSSITGTPKDDLLKIYKIYSATGKPDKAGTIMYAMGWTQHTVGTQNIRTMAMIQLLLGNIGVAGGGVNALRGESNVQGSTDHCLLFHILPGYLKTPTASLPTLEAYNKKFTPKTNDPKSANWWGNYPKYSVSLLKAFFGKNATKENDFGYSWLPKLDDGQNASWLMLFDQMSEGKFSGFFAWGQNPACSGSNAGKVRKSLEKLDWMVNVNLFPNETGWFWKGPGKDPSKIKTEVFVLPCAAFYEKEGSLTNSGRWSQWRYKAINPPGEAKPDAEIMTELYYKVRELYEKEGGAFPEPILNLTWDYGPKGPDGKLLHLNVHEIAREINGYFLEDVDFPKKKKSFKKGQLVPSFAYLKDDGSTSSGNWLYCNSYTEKGNMAARRNNKDNPEGIGLYPNWSWCWPVNRRIIYNRASVNPKGVPWAMKKPVIFWNGKKWVGDVPDGGWAPGTKHPFIMKPEGHGRIFGMGRADGPFPEHYEPLECPVAKNAMSSQRINPTVKLLSKSGAAEGEGGDLYLTCDVRFPIVCTTYRVSEHWQTGVMTRWTPWQLELEPQLFVEMSKELAKDKGIENGEKVKVKSVRGEVIAVAMVTERFKPFKIGDLIVHEVGLPWHYGWLYPDDGGDSANLLTPTIGDANTMIPETKAFMVNVEKIGKGVM